The sequence AGAGCAGCACAGGCCGGAATTCCTGCTTTCTATACCCCTGCAGGTTATGGAACTGAAGTAGCGGAAGGAAAAGAAGTAAAAGAATTCAAAGGAAAACCACATATTTTAGAACATGCTTTTGATGCAGATTTCTCTATTGTAAAAGCATGGAAAGGAGATTACGCAGGAAACCTTATTTTCAAAGGATCTGCCAGAAACTTCAATCATCCAATGGCTGGTGCTGGAAAAATTACCATTGCTGAGGTAGAAGAATTAGTAGAACCGGGAGAATTAGATCCAAACGAGATTCATATTCCGGGAATTATGATTCAGAGAATTTTTCAGGGTGAAAAATTTGAAAAAAGAATTGAGCAAAGAACTGTTAGAACTAAAGAATAGTTTCTGAAGAGATACGATTGACAATAAAAGAAAGCGCTGAATGTATTTTCAGCGCTTTCTTTTATTGAATAAACTTAACTTTTTTTAGTGTCTTTTTGTTGTGCTGTCATTCTGAATATAGGCTGAAGGTCTGCGAACGTAGTTCAAACACGGAATGAAGAATCTCTATTTTTAAACGTGTGAATATACATCCAGCTTCATAGACGACTTGTCGCTTCTCTTTTGCTTCCTTAAAATAAAGCAGGTTTAAGCTTATTCTCACAATTTTAATGACTAATAAGACATAATTTTGTTCTCTGTCATTCTGAATGAAGCGATGTAGAATGAAGAATCTCAAGATAAAAGTTTCTCGCAGATCTCACAGATCCCGCAGATTTTTAAACGCAACGAGTGCACGAATTCTTTTTTATTCGTGCATTCGTGGCAAAATATAATACAGCTTAATCAGCGACTTTATCACCATCTTTACTCATTTATTTCTAAGGTTGTGGAACAGTTGTTTTCCTTTCTCCAATCTGCTGTCTCCACATCGCATAATAAAGTCCTTTTTCAGCAATCAGATGATCGTGAGAACCGGTTTCTACAATTTGTCCACGTTCCAATACATAGATTTTGTCTGCATGCATGATGGTACTTAATCGGTGGGCAATCAGAACCGTAATTTGTTCTCTTTCCTCTGAAATATCTTTTATGGTAGAAGTAATTTCTTCCTCAGTTATACTGTCTAAAGCGGAAGTAGCTTCATCGAAAATCAATAAATGAGGTTTTCTTAAAAGGGCTCTTGCAATAGCAATTCTCTGTTTTTCACCACCACTCAGTTTCAATCCACCTTCACCAATAACAGTTTCTATTCCTTTTTCGGCCCTTTCCAATAATGCAGTACAGCTAGATTTCTGTAAAGCAATAGCAAGTTCCTGTTCTGTAGCGTTAGGTTTCACAAAGAGAAGATTCTCTTTAATGGTTCCTGCAAATAACTGTGTATCCTGTGTTACAAAACCAATCTGGTTTCTCAGTTCATCAAAATCAAATTCTTTTCCATTAATACCATTGTAAAAGATATTCCCTTCCTGAGGTCTGTAAAGACCAACTAGTAGTTTTACCAATGTACTTTTTCCTGATCCGCTTGGCCCTACAAAAGCAATGGTTTCTCCATTTTTAACATCAAAAGAAATATTATTCAGCGCTTTATATTGAGCCGACTGATGTTTGAAAGAGACATGCTTGAATTCCAGTTCTTCAATAGCTCCAATTTGCTTAGGATGAAGCGGTTTTTCTTCCACATCTTTTTTCATTAAACGATCGAAATTTTGAAGAGAAGCCTCGGCTTCCCTGTAAGAGATAATGATGTTTCCGATCTCTTGCATAGGACCAAAAATAAAGAACCCATAAAACATCAGCGAAAGGTATTGCCCCGGAGTCACAATATTTCTAAAGATCAAATACAAAAGCGTTAGAGTAATCATCTGTTGAAGGAAATTAACCATCGTTCCCTGAATAAAACTCAAAGAACGGATGCTTTTTACCTTTCTCAGCTCAAGTCCTAAAATCTTATATGTATTGTTATTCAAACGGATAACTTCCTGATTCGTTAACCCTAAACTCTTAACAATTTCTATATTTCTAAGGCTTTCTGTAGTACTTCCGGCTAATGCTGTTGTTTCCGAAACAATATTCTTCTGAATACCTTTTATTCTCTTACTCAGTAAATTAGTAATGAAAGCAATCAGAAAGATTCCACAAATATATACCGGCATAATCGACCAGTGCAGACGAATAGCATATACCGAAACGAAAATAATACTTACCAGAATCCCAAAGAAAATATTAATAAAATTGGTAATAAACTTGACCGTATCCTCTCTTACTTTAGTTAAAATAGATAAGGTTTCACCACTTCTCTGGTCTTCAAACTCCTGATAAGGTAATGCCATTGAATGTTTTAAACCATCTGTAAAGATCTTAGCTCCAAATTTTTGAGTAATAACACTCACTACATAATCCTGAAAAGCTTTTGCAATTCTACTTATCATAGCAGTTCCGATAAGTAAACCTAAGAAGTAGAAAGCTCCATGATATACCGAAGTCCCGTAAAGATATTGATCTATATTTCTGGGTAAAAGTTTTTCCTTATCAAAAAAATTAGGATGCGTGACCAGTTGGTCCAGAATATTCCCTGTAATTGCTGGAGCAAATAAAGAGAAAACCTGATTAATGGTGGCCAATAGCAAAGAAATAATAATCAGCCATTGATAAGGTTTGAGGTATCTTAAAAGTATTTTCATTCTATTAAATAAGGATACAAAATTAATGATATTATTTTTACTAACGATGTTAATTTTAAATGTTAATTCGGGATAATAATCTGATCTAGAGGAAGATTTTTAAGAAGAATATTATCATGAATAAATACATCTGTATTGAGAAAAATAGAGTGAACTATTTGGAGGAGGAGTAGCTTACAGTTTATAGCCTTTGGCTTTTAACCCTATTTTCTCTAATACTGAGAATGCGGTAAGGCAGAGAAATCCCTTTTGTATTCGGTTGAAAATAATTAAATTGCAGTCTAAGTTTTAATTATGCTTACAAAAGAACAAATTGCCAAAAGAATTTCAAAAGAACTGAGAGATCGTTATTATGTAAACCTGGGAATCGGAATTCCGACTTTGGTTGCCAACTATGTTCCGGAGGGTATTTCCGTAGAATTCCAGAGTGAAAATGGAGTACTTGGAATGGGACCTTTCCCTTTTGAAGGAGAAGAAGATGCAGATATCATCAATGCCGGAAAACAAACCATTACTATTTTAGAAGGAGGTTCATTCTTTGATTCAGCCTTTAGTTTTGGGATGATCCGTGGTCAGAAAGTAGATCTTACCATCCTTGGAGCGATGGAAGTTTCAGAGAACGGAGATATTGCCAACTGGAAGATTCCGGGAAAAATGGTAAAAGGAATGGGAGGAGCAATGGATTTAGTAGCTTCTGCTGAAAATATTATCGTTGCCATGATGCACGTAAATAAAGCTGGAGAAAGTAAGATCCTTAAAAAATGTACACTTCCTTTGACCGGTGTAAACTGTGTGAAAAAAGTAGTGACTGAATTAGCCGTATTGGAAGTGACTCCAAAAGGGTTCAAACTGCTGGAGAGAGCACCGGGCGTTTCAGTAGAAGATATTATCAAAGCAACAGAAGCAGACCTTATCATTGAAGGTGAAATTCCTGAAATGCAATTCTAAATACAATACAAACCTTGCCCACCGCAAGGTTTTTTATTTCAATTTCCA is a genomic window of Chryseobacterium nakagawai containing:
- a CDS encoding ABC transporter ATP-binding protein codes for the protein MKILLRYLKPYQWLIIISLLLATINQVFSLFAPAITGNILDQLVTHPNFFDKEKLLPRNIDQYLYGTSVYHGAFYFLGLLIGTAMISRIAKAFQDYVVSVITQKFGAKIFTDGLKHSMALPYQEFEDQRSGETLSILTKVREDTVKFITNFINIFFGILVSIIFVSVYAIRLHWSIMPVYICGIFLIAFITNLLSKRIKGIQKNIVSETTALAGSTTESLRNIEIVKSLGLTNQEVIRLNNNTYKILGLELRKVKSIRSLSFIQGTMVNFLQQMITLTLLYLIFRNIVTPGQYLSLMFYGFFIFGPMQEIGNIIISYREAEASLQNFDRLMKKDVEEKPLHPKQIGAIEELEFKHVSFKHQSAQYKALNNISFDVKNGETIAFVGPSGSGKSTLVKLLVGLYRPQEGNIFYNGINGKEFDFDELRNQIGFVTQDTQLFAGTIKENLLFVKPNATEQELAIALQKSSCTALLERAEKGIETVIGEGGLKLSGGEKQRIAIARALLRKPHLLIFDEATSALDSITEEEITSTIKDISEEREQITVLIAHRLSTIMHADKIYVLERGQIVETGSHDHLIAEKGLYYAMWRQQIGERKTTVPQP
- a CDS encoding CoA transferase subunit B, translating into MLTKEQIAKRISKELRDRYYVNLGIGIPTLVANYVPEGISVEFQSENGVLGMGPFPFEGEEDADIINAGKQTITILEGGSFFDSAFSFGMIRGQKVDLTILGAMEVSENGDIANWKIPGKMVKGMGGAMDLVASAENIIVAMMHVNKAGESKILKKCTLPLTGVNCVKKVVTELAVLEVTPKGFKLLERAPGVSVEDIIKATEADLIIEGEIPEMQF
- a CDS encoding CoA transferase subunit A — encoded protein: MIDKRVKNAKEAIEGIKDGMTLMLGGFGLCGIPENSINALVESDVKDLTCISNNAGVDDFGLGLLLHKRQIKKMISSYVGENAEFERQMLSGELEVELTPQGTLAEKCRAAQAGIPAFYTPAGYGTEVAEGKEVKEFKGKPHILEHAFDADFSIVKAWKGDYAGNLIFKGSARNFNHPMAGAGKITIAEVEELVEPGELDPNEIHIPGIMIQRIFQGEKFEKRIEQRTVRTKE